A single genomic interval of Bacillus sp. es.036 harbors:
- a CDS encoding BCCT family transporter, translating into MKEKKNQKGNSVFWISGLVIFVLVIWGALVPQSFSSVASSVYSFTTNAFGWFYLLAVIFFVLFCFYLAISKYGKIRLGDDEEKPEYPFFTWIGMLFSAGFGVGLVFWGVAEPMTHFANPPTGFGVEGETEQAAKLAMRYSFFHWGIHQWSVFTVVGLVMAYFQYRKGRRSLISETISSGSNANKKSSWKKVINILAVIATVMGVATSLGFGILQINGGLDYMYGLPQNALVQIAITAILFLLYMASSTTGLNKGIKYLSNLNLALALLLMLFILFLGPTVFILESFTLALGGYIQKFIEMSFFMTPYQGGSWVKEWTVFYWAWVIAWSPFIGAFVARVSKGRTIREMIFGVLIVPPFIAMIWIAVFGGAAFHLDLFQGTAIADAVNNDVTSALFVTLEQFPLTQVLSILSLFLICVFLVTSADSATFVLGMMTSDGDLNPSLFSKLVWGTLIAAITAVLIISSGLQGLQTASLVAALPFTVILLIMCVNLFKSLRKEVRVANRKREQTLLKKVAEATKEKKEHRQKQSS; encoded by the coding sequence ATGAAAGAAAAGAAAAATCAAAAAGGAAATTCAGTATTTTGGATATCGGGTTTAGTCATATTCGTGCTCGTCATATGGGGAGCTCTTGTTCCTCAATCCTTCTCATCTGTCGCAAGTTCAGTCTATTCATTTACAACGAATGCATTTGGCTGGTTTTATTTATTGGCCGTTATTTTCTTTGTACTGTTTTGTTTCTATCTTGCGATTAGTAAGTATGGAAAAATTCGATTAGGTGATGATGAGGAGAAACCGGAATATCCCTTTTTTACATGGATTGGCATGTTGTTTAGTGCAGGTTTTGGAGTTGGTCTTGTCTTCTGGGGTGTCGCAGAGCCGATGACGCATTTCGCAAACCCTCCAACTGGTTTTGGGGTTGAAGGTGAGACGGAGCAAGCAGCAAAGCTGGCGATGCGGTATTCATTTTTCCATTGGGGCATACACCAGTGGTCTGTATTTACAGTTGTCGGTCTTGTGATGGCGTATTTCCAGTATCGGAAAGGTCGCAGAAGTTTGATCAGTGAAACGATTTCGAGTGGCTCGAATGCGAATAAAAAATCATCATGGAAAAAAGTGATCAATATCCTTGCTGTTATTGCAACCGTAATGGGTGTTGCCACATCGCTTGGCTTTGGCATCTTACAGATTAACGGCGGTTTAGATTATATGTATGGGCTTCCTCAAAATGCCCTGGTTCAAATCGCTATTACTGCAATTCTTTTTCTCTTATATATGGCTTCTTCGACAACGGGACTTAACAAAGGCATCAAGTATTTGAGTAATTTAAACCTGGCCCTTGCTCTTCTACTGATGCTGTTTATTCTTTTCCTTGGGCCAACGGTGTTTATTCTTGAAAGCTTTACGCTTGCACTTGGAGGATACATTCAGAAGTTTATTGAAATGAGCTTCTTTATGACGCCATATCAAGGCGGATCATGGGTGAAGGAATGGACCGTCTTCTATTGGGCGTGGGTCATTGCGTGGTCACCCTTTATTGGCGCTTTCGTTGCCCGCGTTTCAAAAGGACGAACCATTCGTGAAATGATTTTTGGCGTATTGATTGTTCCTCCATTCATTGCGATGATATGGATAGCTGTATTTGGTGGAGCTGCTTTTCATCTGGACCTGTTTCAAGGGACAGCCATTGCAGACGCTGTCAATAATGATGTAACAAGTGCTTTATTTGTGACCTTAGAGCAATTTCCACTCACTCAGGTGCTATCCATCTTGTCACTGTTTCTAATCTGTGTCTTTCTTGTTACTTCCGCTGATTCAGCTACGTTTGTTCTCGGGATGATGACCTCAGATGGTGACTTAAATCCTTCTCTTTTCTCAAAGCTTGTATGGGGCACCTTGATTGCCGCCATTACCGCGGTCTTAATTATTAGTAGCGGGCTACAGGGGCTTCAGACGGCTTCTCTTGTGGCAGCTTTACCATTTACGGTGATCTTACTCATCATGTGCGTGAACCTTTTTAAATCGCTACGGAAAGAAGTAAGAGTAGCAAATAGGAAGCGAGAGCAAACATTATTGAAAAAAGTAGCTGAAGCAACGAAAGAGAAGAAAGAACATCGACAAAAACAATCTTCTTAA
- a CDS encoding ZIP family metal transporter: MGDWIVGLSPVSQAFLFTMFTWGATALGASFVFFTRTVNQKVFDGMLAFAGGVMIAASFWSLLSPGIEMAEQQGVPGYIPAVVGFLLGGFFLLLVDRILPHINEDLYFKDIKDKKAKHRTAMLVFSITMHNIPEGLAIGVAFGAVAAEFSSSTLAGAIALAIGIGIQNIPEGTAVSVPLRGDGMSKAKSFFYGQLSGVVEPISAVVGALAVIYIQPLLPYALSFAAGAMIFVVAKEIIPGSQEKGNVQIASMSLMIGFSVMMVLDVALG; this comes from the coding sequence ATGGGTGATTGGATTGTTGGATTAAGCCCTGTCTCACAGGCATTCCTTTTTACGATGTTTACATGGGGCGCCACTGCACTTGGGGCATCATTTGTATTTTTCACAAGAACTGTTAATCAAAAAGTCTTTGATGGCATGCTTGCATTTGCGGGAGGCGTTATGATCGCAGCAAGTTTTTGGTCCCTGCTTAGCCCTGGGATAGAGATGGCTGAACAACAGGGAGTACCTGGGTATATTCCTGCAGTTGTTGGTTTTCTATTAGGAGGTTTTTTCCTTCTTCTCGTTGATCGTATCTTGCCACACATCAATGAAGATTTGTATTTTAAAGACATTAAAGATAAAAAAGCAAAACACCGTACCGCAATGCTTGTTTTCTCCATTACGATGCACAACATTCCTGAAGGTCTTGCTATTGGTGTCGCATTCGGTGCTGTAGCTGCAGAGTTTTCGAGCTCAACACTTGCCGGTGCGATTGCACTTGCGATCGGAATTGGAATTCAAAACATTCCTGAAGGTACCGCCGTCTCTGTACCACTTCGAGGTGACGGTATGTCTAAAGCGAAAAGCTTTTTCTACGGACAGCTATCAGGAGTTGTTGAGCCTATTTCAGCTGTTGTTGGAGCACTTGCTGTCATTTACATTCAACCCCTCTTACCGTATGCGCTGAGCTTTGCAGCTGGCGCGATGATTTTTGTAGTAGCGAAAGAAATCATTCCTGGTTCTCAAGAGAAAGGGAATGTTCAAATTGCTTCCATGTCACTTATGATTGGTTTCTCCGTCATGATGGTTCTCGATGTAGCACTTGGCTAG
- a CDS encoding thioredoxin family protein, whose protein sequence is MDLTNWFDRGMSMQQYIHSMDEHREDLLTIYNHVTLEKDDLEFLHSLQSEKLRALVLTADWCGDAMVNLPIFMRMADEALIESAYFIRDNHLELMDQYLTNGTARSIPIIVLIDSEGREVGKWGPRAPEVQAYVDRAKQSLPPKGDPDFKKAFLSFISETTERFTTDHDMWKHIKDDMLAMLSQSVTVTK, encoded by the coding sequence ATGGATCTAACGAATTGGTTTGATAGGGGCATGTCCATGCAACAATACATTCATAGTATGGACGAACATCGAGAAGATTTATTAACCATTTATAATCATGTTACTCTCGAAAAAGATGACCTTGAATTTCTTCATTCTCTTCAATCAGAAAAGCTCCGTGCTCTTGTCCTAACAGCTGACTGGTGCGGTGATGCAATGGTTAACCTTCCTATTTTTATGCGCATGGCTGATGAAGCTTTAATTGAAAGTGCATACTTTATTCGTGACAATCACCTTGAACTGATGGATCAATATTTAACAAATGGAACAGCAAGATCGATTCCGATTATTGTATTGATTGATTCAGAAGGCCGTGAAGTTGGAAAATGGGGGCCACGTGCTCCAGAAGTCCAAGCCTATGTGGATCGAGCAAAACAATCACTTCCACCAAAGGGCGATCCAGACTTTAAGAAGGCGTTCCTCTCATTTATTAGTGAAACCACTGAACGATTTACAACGGATCATGACATGTGGAAGCACATCAAGGACGACATGCTAGCTATGCTAAGTCAATCGGTGACCGTTACAAAATAG